One Ammospiza caudacuta isolate bAmmCau1 chromosome 11, bAmmCau1.pri, whole genome shotgun sequence genomic window carries:
- the AP1S3 gene encoding AP-1 complex subunit sigma-3 yields MIHFILLFSRQGKLRLQKWYTTLPDKEKKKIIREIIQIILSRNQKTSSFVDWKDLKLVYKRYASLYFCCAIEDQDNELLTLEVVHRYVELLDRYFGNVCELDIIFNFEKAYFILDEFIIGGEVQETSKKTAVKAIEDSDMLQETVEEYMNKPAF; encoded by the exons ATG ATACACTTTATACTGCTGTTCAGTCGGCAGGGGAAGTTAAGGCTTCAGAAATGGTACACGACGCTACCtgataaagagaagaaaaagatcaTTCGAGAAATTATTCAGATTATTTTGTCTCGCAATCAAAAAACAAGTAGTTTTGTTGACTGGAAAGACCTCAAGCTTGTTTACAAAAG GTATGCTAGTTTGTATTTCTGCTGTGCAATAGAAGACCAGGACAACGAGCTGCTGACACTAGAGGTCGTTCATCGATACGTGGAGCTCCTGGACAGATACTTTGGAAAT GTGTGCGAGCTGGATATTATCTTCAATTTTGAAAAAGCTTATTTTATTCTTGATGAGTTTATAATTGGTGGAGAAGTACAAGAGACTTCAAAGAAAACTGCAGTGAAAGCCATAGAAGATTCTGACATGTTGCAGGAG aCAGTGGAAGAATACATGAACAAGCCTGCATTTTAA